A single region of the Candidatus Bathyarchaeota archaeon genome encodes:
- a CDS encoding Mov34/MPN/PAD-1 family protein, whose translation MVKRYVSGSGGAAVKRGRGGKARRKDEGRIRKAIKEMPIMDRLESLSFEVKTLRSSVSAMQSDTERIARFVESQIADLMEYFGGKTRNLHDSVEELQSKVDEIKVSIERLSRDLDLIFKERIPMRRIRMPPPISSQLTIYRGEEPAPFQIGVAPGVTEAVMANAKAHTNRTGKPDEEVVGLLVGRVVGNTVVVEEPIACRASYSGVTEVAVDPKNLAEIVDKIMKEGGGRSIVGWYHSHLGLGAFLSDVDVKTQLMLQQFSHVIALVVDPLKDEFGFFYVDMEAKPPEGRPKIMRFLKF comes from the coding sequence ATGGTTAAGAGATATGTCTCAGGTTCAGGAGGAGCCGCCGTAAAGAGGGGGAGGGGTGGTAAAGCCAGACGTAAGGATGAGGGGCGGATAAGAAAAGCGATTAAAGAGATGCCGATAATGGATAGACTCGAATCGTTGAGTTTTGAGGTTAAGACCCTTAGAAGCTCCGTGTCTGCTATGCAGTCAGATACTGAGAGGATCGCTAGGTTCGTTGAGTCGCAGATCGCTGATTTAATGGAGTATTTCGGAGGTAAGACTCGAAACCTACATGATTCTGTTGAGGAACTCCAATCCAAGGTTGATGAAATAAAAGTTTCAATTGAGAGATTATCAAGAGACCTTGACTTGATTTTTAAGGAGCGTATTCCCATGAGAAGGATCAGGATGCCTCCCCCTATCTCCTCCCAACTCACAATATATAGGGGTGAGGAGCCTGCTCCATTCCAGATAGGGGTTGCTCCAGGCGTCACGGAAGCTGTTATGGCAAACGCTAAGGCACATACCAATAGGACAGGTAAGCCTGACGAGGAGGTTGTGGGATTACTTGTCGGAAGGGTTGTCGGAAACACTGTTGTAGTTGAGGAGCCGATTGCCTGCCGCGCCTCATACTCAGGCGTGACAGAGGTAGCTGTCGACCCTAAGAATTTAGCTGAGATAGTTGACAAGATAATGAAGGAGGGTGGAGGCAGGAGTATTGTTGGATGGTATCACTCCCATCTGGGGTTAGGTGCGTTTCTTTCGGATGTAGATGTGAAGACGCAGTTGATGCTGCAACAATTCTCCCATGTGATCGCTTTGGTGGTTGATCCGTTGAAGGATGAGTTTGGATTCTTCTATGTTGATATGGAGGCTAAGCCGCCTGAAGGTAGACCTAAAATTATGAGGTTTCTCAAGTTTTAG
- a CDS encoding PadR family transcriptional regulator, which produces MYSRPLPTPYLNAGYTRIFERGDLRFLILLLLRKRSNHGYGLMKAISEEFQYTPSPGVLYPTLQMLEDMGYVKANQENNRKVYSITDEGIKYLEENYDIVRRIETTHTYIDKFILRKDIIETNRLLLMNYPYLSQKKMEKIHDTIREMNRRIREIIFE; this is translated from the coding sequence ATGTACTCGAGACCACTCCCAACACCATACCTAAACGCAGGATACACAAGAATATTCGAGAGAGGAGACTTAAGATTCCTTATCCTCCTACTACTCAGGAAGAGGTCAAACCACGGTTACGGCCTAATGAAAGCAATATCTGAAGAATTCCAGTACACTCCAAGTCCAGGAGTCTTATACCCAACACTGCAGATGCTCGAGGACATGGGATACGTCAAGGCAAACCAAGAAAACAATAGAAAAGTGTACTCAATCACAGACGAGGGAATAAAATATCTTGAGGAAAACTACGACATAGTCAGGAGAATAGAGACAACCCATACCTATATCGATAAATTCATTCTACGTAAAGACATCATAGAGACGAATAGGCTACTACTAATGAATTACCCATACCTGAGCCAGAAGAAAATGGAGAAAATACATGACACAATAAGAGAGATGAATAGAAGAATAAGAGAGATCATATTCGAATAA
- a CDS encoding O-acetylhomoserine aminocarboxypropyltransferase/cysteine synthase, whose translation MVVHSGLNPEKWFGSTQPPIFQTASHRFLTAEQLSDVFIGKEKGYIYQRLRNPTTEALENRVAKLEGGVGAVATSSGMAAVHNSIAAIVQSGDEIVSGNSLFMSTYLLLSNVMRKFGVKVKFVESTVLEEYEKAITPRTKAIFIESIGNPKMDVPDIERLAQIAHRNNIPLIVDNTMATPYLLNPFNLGADIVIHSTTKYLSGHGDALGGIIVDSGNFDWPTEKYPDFEVYKERSGGKAYLDKVWREIHINVGTAQSPFHSYLTMIGIDTLAVRMKRHIENTEKLVEFMTGHKKVRWVNYPGLKESPSHETAKKQFSRGFGAMFTFGLGNQKECFDFIRSLQLTYHLANLGDCKTLVIHPYSSQYASFDISTRISLGITPDMIRVSVGIENIDDIIEDFDQALNKV comes from the coding sequence TTGGTGGTTCACAGTGGCCTCAACCCTGAGAAGTGGTTCGGCAGCACCCAGCCACCTATATTCCAGACAGCATCACATAGATTCCTGACAGCAGAACAGTTGAGCGACGTCTTCATAGGTAAAGAGAAAGGCTACATCTACCAGAGGCTGAGGAACCCTACAACCGAAGCCTTGGAGAATAGAGTTGCCAAGTTAGAAGGTGGAGTAGGCGCAGTCGCAACATCTTCAGGGATGGCTGCTGTACACAACTCTATAGCCGCTATCGTTCAGAGTGGTGACGAGATCGTCTCAGGAAACTCACTCTTCATGTCGACCTACCTACTCTTATCAAACGTGATGAGGAAGTTTGGAGTTAAGGTCAAGTTCGTTGAGTCGACAGTTCTCGAAGAGTATGAGAAGGCAATCACACCCAGAACGAAGGCTATCTTCATCGAATCTATTGGAAACCCCAAGATGGATGTTCCAGACATTGAGAGGCTCGCCCAGATCGCCCATAGAAACAATATCCCCCTCATAGTAGATAACACGATGGCGACCCCATACCTTCTGAACCCTTTCAATCTAGGAGCAGACATTGTGATTCACTCCACAACGAAATATCTCAGCGGACATGGAGACGCCCTTGGAGGGATAATTGTAGACTCTGGAAACTTCGACTGGCCTACCGAAAAGTATCCTGACTTCGAAGTCTACAAGGAGAGAAGTGGCGGAAAGGCCTATCTAGACAAGGTCTGGAGAGAGATACATATAAACGTAGGAACAGCCCAGTCGCCCTTCCACTCATATCTGACAATGATAGGGATAGACACCCTGGCTGTTAGGATGAAGCGGCACATAGAGAACACTGAGAAGCTCGTTGAATTTATGACTGGCCACAAGAAAGTTAGATGGGTAAACTATCCAGGCTTGAAGGAAAGTCCAAGTCATGAGACTGCGAAGAAACAGTTCAGCAGAGGCTTCGGCGCCATGTTTACTTTCGGGCTTGGAAACCAAAAGGAATGTTTCGACTTCATCAGAAGCCTGCAGTTGACCTATCACCTAGCGAATCTAGGCGACTGTAAGACCCTCGTCATTCACCCCTACTCTTCTCAGTACGCAAGTTTCGACATATCGACAAGAATTAGTCTAGGCATCACTCCTGACATGATTAGGGTATCTGTAGGAATAGAGAATATCGACGATATAATTGAAGATTTCGACCAAGCATTGAATAAGGTTTGA
- a CDS encoding PadR family transcriptional regulator: MTKPGPIPNFDGQDLQVLTHLPQDRGLGFNSLWRILKSKGYSISYSTLSNTLKRLRAQGYIEYSIEETKRKIPHHLYRKTEQGAEYEQHLNYKLGLTMGEAKKIVNARRGELKYNQIILGEVPYTCEVEISPPPPSKNKEEEITRFIGAVGDTVISNIAENMNGAYSKFFNLLGRGYSEDALNHLRRALSFKLKLTLTFDGCKASMDPNLYKELHSSEEASAALQLVKNPSYTEILSCQIFSILNMIFSPERLPYDLSKVDGWSEMIADYSNKIRAGKGLPLLDKEIVKRYLQEQIDKGSISIMPVKVDSGIIQFHDKMEAEPEEFYSFMVGLTSNLRALFED; the protein is encoded by the coding sequence TTGACGAAGCCAGGTCCAATACCAAACTTTGATGGTCAAGACCTCCAAGTACTAACCCATCTGCCTCAAGACAGAGGCCTAGGTTTTAACAGCCTATGGAGAATCCTGAAATCCAAAGGTTACAGCATAAGCTATTCAACCCTATCCAACACTCTGAAGAGACTACGCGCCCAAGGTTACATAGAATATTCGATAGAGGAAACAAAGAGGAAGATCCCGCACCACTTATACAGGAAGACTGAGCAGGGAGCAGAGTATGAGCAACACTTAAACTATAAGCTAGGACTCACAATGGGTGAAGCCAAGAAGATAGTAAATGCAAGAAGAGGAGAGTTGAAGTATAACCAGATCATCCTAGGCGAGGTACCTTATACATGTGAAGTTGAGATATCCCCTCCGCCCCCAAGCAAGAATAAGGAAGAGGAGATAACCAGATTTATAGGGGCTGTAGGCGACACAGTAATCTCCAATATTGCTGAGAATATGAACGGAGCCTACTCAAAATTCTTCAATCTCTTAGGGAGAGGATATAGTGAAGATGCCCTAAACCATCTGAGGAGAGCACTCTCTTTCAAATTAAAGTTAACACTCACATTTGACGGGTGCAAGGCATCTATGGACCCAAATCTATACAAAGAATTACATAGCAGTGAAGAAGCATCTGCAGCCCTCCAACTCGTAAAGAACCCATCCTACACTGAAATTCTCAGCTGCCAAATATTCAGTATCCTAAACATGATATTCTCACCCGAAAGGTTGCCTTACGACCTCTCAAAGGTTGACGGTTGGTCAGAGATGATAGCTGACTATTCGAATAAGATAAGAGCAGGTAAGGGCCTCCCCCTTCTAGACAAAGAGATTGTTAAACGATACCTTCAAGAACAGATAGATAAGGGATCAATCTCTATAATGCCAGTCAAAGTAGACTCTGGCATAATCCAATTCCATGATAAGATGGAGGCTGAACCTGAAGAATTCTACTCATTCATGGTTGGACTCACATCGAATCTCAGGGCGCTCTTTGAAGATTAG
- a CDS encoding DUF1028 domain-containing protein, whose protein sequence is MKRSALSGTFSIVAFDFDSGDFGVCSATYTLAVGASVTWAEPDIGALAIQGLTNAAFGYRCLKLLRDGLPAEAVLESVLQGDILKDHRQIILIDRSGSVAAHTGLLTHFWRGHLIGDGYAVAGNMLTGPEVLDSMKVAYEYGGSIEDRLIRALEAGYGAGGDRRGIRSAALKVAKHIPLSDARPNIDLRVDCHDKPILELAKILSIYKREYVGE, encoded by the coding sequence TTGAAACGGAGTGCGCTATCTGGAACATTCTCCATCGTGGCCTTCGATTTTGATAGTGGAGACTTTGGTGTATGCTCGGCGACATACACGTTAGCTGTAGGGGCTTCGGTCACTTGGGCTGAACCTGACATTGGAGCTTTGGCTATTCAAGGCCTTACGAATGCAGCATTCGGCTATAGATGCTTAAAACTTCTGAGGGATGGTCTGCCAGCCGAGGCTGTTCTAGAATCTGTTCTTCAAGGTGACATACTGAAGGATCATAGGCAAATAATTTTGATTGATCGGAGTGGTAGCGTAGCGGCGCATACTGGTTTGTTGACACATTTCTGGAGGGGTCATTTGATCGGTGATGGTTATGCTGTCGCTGGGAATATGCTCACTGGCCCTGAGGTTTTGGATTCGATGAAGGTTGCATATGAGTATGGTGGGTCCATTGAAGATAGGCTTATACGTGCCCTTGAGGCAGGTTACGGGGCGGGTGGAGATAGGAGGGGGATCCGTTCAGCTGCCTTGAAAGTTGCTAAACATATTCCTCTGAGTGATGCCAGGCCGAATATTGACTTGAGGGTGGATTGCCATGATAAACCTATACTTGAGCTCGCCAAAATCCTTTCGATATACAAGAGGGAGTATGTTGGTGAATGA
- the proC gene encoding pyrroline-5-carboxylate reductase, protein MTLDLKVCVIGAGKMGEALIRGLIYGGVINAKNILAIEVSEGRRNYISRMYGVKCIGEPAEAVREYDIIVIAVKPKDVIGVAEAISKHMTQKNLIVTLAAGVPIKFLAEIISISPIVRAMPNIAILVGEGMVALARGPGTTLEHAHLSEKIFGSVGRVVWVEEKDMDAVTGLSGSGPAYIFSVIEALSEGGVKMGLEKSLATLLAAQTTLGAAKMVLEMKEQPSKLINMVATPGGTTVAGLKQLEESKVQEAFVGAVAAATERSKQLILQ, encoded by the coding sequence TTGACATTAGACCTGAAGGTTTGTGTGATCGGAGCGGGAAAGATGGGTGAGGCTCTGATACGCGGCTTAATTTACGGAGGAGTCATAAATGCAAAAAATATTTTGGCCATCGAAGTTTCAGAGGGGCGGCGTAACTACATATCGAGAATGTATGGTGTGAAGTGCATCGGTGAACCAGCAGAAGCTGTGAGGGAATACGACATAATTGTCATCGCTGTGAAACCTAAGGATGTCATAGGAGTCGCTGAAGCCATCAGCAAACATATGACCCAAAAGAACCTTATCGTAACATTAGCTGCAGGGGTTCCAATCAAGTTTCTGGCGGAGATCATTAGTATAAGCCCCATAGTAAGGGCTATGCCGAACATCGCGATACTCGTCGGTGAAGGAATGGTAGCCTTAGCAAGGGGTCCAGGAACAACACTTGAACATGCTCATCTCTCCGAAAAGATCTTCGGCTCTGTAGGAAGAGTTGTCTGGGTTGAAGAGAAAGATATGGATGCGGTGACCGGGCTGAGTGGCAGTGGACCAGCCTACATCTTCTCAGTGATAGAAGCATTGAGTGAGGGAGGAGTCAAGATGGGGTTGGAGAAAAGTTTAGCGACTCTCCTAGCAGCCCAAACCACCTTGGGGGCGGCAAAAATGGTTTTGGAGATGAAGGAGCAGCCGTCAAAACTCATAAATATGGTCGCTACGCCTGGAGGAACGACGGTTGCTGGCTTAAAACAGCTAGAAGAGAGTAAGGTTCAAGAGGCATTCGTAGGAGCAGTCGCCGCTGCGACCGAGAGATCTAAACAACTGATCCTACAGTGA
- a CDS encoding formylmethanofuran--tetrahydromethanopterin N-formyltransferase, translating to MGIEKLEDTYAEAFEGIFVRVIVTADDNETLKAAADDSTSTPSIVIGRIEGGVERYLSEEETPDGRVGVILQFWGGLDSSKPIHESVKRFEIELSYRIRQDILVKPFTSVFDAAVNPVGKIDTMDRIGHCGDGFEWEEEFKGRRMINVPIMVPDFRIERYIGYGLGVMGGNFWYMCKTKEDLFKAGRKALDSIHMVDGAITPFDICSAGSKPETKFPWIGPTTNEFYCPSLKDRLGGKSRVPEGVNYIPEIVINGVSLDKVSEAMRRGIESIWDIDGVLKISAGNYGGKLGRYRIELKGLFA from the coding sequence ATGGGAATAGAGAAGCTGGAGGATACTTATGCAGAGGCCTTTGAAGGAATATTTGTAAGGGTAATAGTCACAGCGGATGACAATGAAACCTTGAAAGCTGCGGCGGACGACTCAACTAGCACACCATCGATAGTCATAGGTAGGATCGAGGGTGGGGTTGAGAGGTATCTCAGCGAGGAAGAGACCCCCGATGGGAGAGTAGGAGTTATACTGCAGTTTTGGGGTGGCCTAGACTCTTCAAAACCAATACATGAATCTGTGAAAAGATTTGAGATTGAACTATCCTATAGGATTAGGCAAGATATACTTGTGAAACCCTTCACCTCGGTGTTCGATGCGGCTGTAAACCCTGTCGGCAAGATAGATACTATGGACAGAATAGGGCATTGCGGCGACGGTTTCGAGTGGGAGGAGGAATTTAAAGGTCGAAGAATGATTAACGTACCTATAATGGTACCTGACTTTCGAATAGAGAGATACATAGGATACGGTTTAGGAGTGATGGGGGGAAACTTCTGGTACATGTGCAAAACAAAAGAAGATCTCTTTAAGGCCGGTAGGAAAGCTCTCGACTCTATACATATGGTCGATGGAGCAATAACACCATTCGACATCTGTTCAGCAGGATCTAAACCTGAGACCAAGTTTCCATGGATAGGCCCCACAACCAATGAGTTTTACTGCCCATCGCTCAAAGATAGGCTTGGAGGAAAGTCAAGAGTACCTGAAGGTGTTAATTACATACCTGAGATAGTCATCAACGGAGTATCCTTAGACAAGGTCAGTGAAGCTATGAGGAGGGGTATAGAGAGCATCTGGGATATTGATGGGGTATTAAAGATATCCGCTGGAAACTATGGAGGAAAACTTGGAAGATATAGAATAGAACTTAAAGGGCTATTCGCTTGA
- a CDS encoding carbohydrate kinase family protein: protein MRLRLDVIGFGALNLDKLYRVDRIISVGEETFIKGLEVSPGGSAANTIVGLARLRMRVGYIGSVADDPEGRYILEDLRRENINLKGIRVVTGGRSGVCIGFVDEHGERALYIYPGVNDTLTYKDIEPEYADSAKIIHLTSFVGEKPFLAQKRLTREVRRADITLDPGELYATKGLNKLNQILKKVTAFMPNERELRILTNKSYVEGAEELLSRGVKIVAVKLGERGCYVTDGKEKHLIPTSKRKPKDTTGAGDAFCAGFIYGLLKGRDLYTCGRLGNFVASKCISNYGARRGLPSEMELPRL, encoded by the coding sequence ATTCGCTTGAGACTAGACGTTATAGGTTTTGGAGCACTCAACCTAGACAAACTTTACAGAGTAGACAGAATAATCAGTGTTGGAGAGGAGACGTTCATAAAAGGATTAGAGGTATCTCCTGGAGGTTCAGCTGCAAACACCATAGTTGGTCTAGCCCGCCTCAGAATGAGGGTGGGATACATAGGGAGTGTAGCGGACGATCCTGAAGGAAGATATATCTTAGAAGACCTGAGAAGGGAGAATATCAACCTCAAAGGAATAAGAGTAGTGACGGGAGGTAGAAGCGGGGTCTGCATCGGATTTGTGGATGAACATGGGGAGAGAGCATTATACATATATCCAGGTGTAAACGACACATTAACCTACAAAGATATTGAGCCCGAATATGCAGATTCAGCAAAGATCATACATCTGACTTCTTTCGTAGGTGAGAAACCATTCCTAGCTCAGAAGAGGCTTACTAGAGAGGTTAGAAGAGCAGATATCACACTCGACCCAGGGGAACTTTATGCAACAAAAGGACTCAACAAACTCAACCAGATTCTAAAGAAGGTGACTGCCTTCATGCCGAACGAGAGGGAGCTCAGGATCCTAACTAATAAGAGTTACGTTGAAGGAGCCGAGGAATTACTCTCCAGAGGAGTTAAGATAGTAGCTGTAAAACTCGGAGAGAGGGGATGCTACGTCACAGATGGCAAAGAGAAGCATCTGATCCCAACTTCAAAGAGGAAACCAAAAGATACAACTGGTGCTGGCGACGCTTTCTGCGCCGGATTCATCTATGGACTCTTAAAAGGCAGAGACCTATATACATGTGGCAGATTGGGAAACTTTGTCGCCTCCAAATGTATAAGCAATTACGGAGCCAGAAGAGGCTTACCATCGGAGATGGAGTTACCTAGACTTTAA
- a CDS encoding DUF362 domain-containing protein yields the protein MRSTKTDENITRKVMRLFDSAALNEIIYKGDLVAIKIHFGTGENHRHIRPEHVRAVVEKVQEVGGKPFVTETTGVGLATSRGTAVGCIKTATMHGFAQETLGAPIIVADGLKGLSGVRVKIKGLRMKVVEIAQAIAEADAMISIAHAKGHPRTGFAATLKNIGLGCVTKTTKAQIHLAKKPIIKQDLCNDCGTCITFCPVGAIRCSKGGKLQINHKECIWGCGCWDLCPQNAISKWTEMHHRENSELTIRNLDAAYSILKHIGRNKIGYLNFAYDITPHCDCADYGDTPMVPDIGIFASKDPVAIDKATSDAILNAPGLRGSAAEDIGAVDLGEDKFSALSKWPPFEVFKTEDRTRLWKIQFEIGEKLGLGTQEYDLIKIS from the coding sequence ATGAGGTCAACTAAAACTGATGAGAACATTACGAGAAAAGTGATGAGGCTTTTCGACTCAGCCGCCCTAAATGAGATCATATATAAAGGCGACCTAGTTGCTATAAAGATCCATTTTGGAACAGGTGAGAATCACAGACACATCAGACCTGAACATGTCAGAGCCGTCGTTGAGAAGGTTCAGGAGGTAGGAGGCAAACCATTCGTAACAGAGACCACAGGAGTAGGATTAGCAACATCCAGAGGCACAGCAGTAGGATGCATCAAGACCGCCACAATGCACGGTTTCGCTCAAGAGACTCTAGGGGCCCCAATAATCGTCGCCGACGGTTTGAAAGGCTTATCAGGTGTCAGGGTAAAGATAAAAGGTTTAAGGATGAAGGTGGTGGAGATCGCCCAAGCAATAGCTGAAGCCGACGCAATGATATCCATTGCTCATGCAAAAGGACATCCAAGAACAGGTTTCGCAGCGACACTCAAGAATATAGGTCTGGGATGCGTCACAAAAACAACCAAGGCACAAATACATCTTGCAAAGAAACCGATCATAAAACAGGACTTATGTAACGACTGTGGAACATGTATAACTTTCTGCCCAGTCGGAGCAATAAGATGTTCGAAAGGGGGAAAGCTACAAATCAATCATAAAGAATGTATATGGGGATGCGGCTGCTGGGATTTATGCCCCCAGAATGCTATTTCAAAGTGGACGGAGATGCACCATAGAGAGAATAGTGAACTTACCATAAGAAATTTAGACGCCGCATATTCTATTCTCAAACACATAGGTAGAAATAAAATCGGCTATCTTAACTTTGCCTACGATATAACCCCACATTGTGACTGTGCAGACTACGGAGATACACCGATGGTTCCCGACATAGGAATATTTGCATCAAAAGATCCTGTGGCTATAGATAAGGCTACGTCAGATGCCATATTGAATGCACCTGGCTTAAGGGGGTCTGCAGCGGAGGATATAGGTGCTGTAGATCTCGGCGAAGACAAATTTTCAGCCCTATCGAAATGGCCACCATTCGAGGTTTTCAAGACAGAAGACCGGACGAGATTGTGGAAAATTCAATTTGAAATAGGTGAAAAACTAGGGCTTGGTACTCAGGAGTATGATCTAATAAAAATATCATAA
- a CDS encoding ribonucleoside-triphosphate reductase, whose amino-acid sequence MLKDRLIELSSGLPARFEEQRDGTLKLEFKVAERKVFLSKKTLNYKAHLRLDDDNKTVRFFETLKETGLGISSGDSDITPGLGFKVETYKVTGKEREGNIEELSKLFGKDYKYSFDWSRIREMVKREADNSGYSFQTVLNEKHI is encoded by the coding sequence ATGCTTAAAGATAGGCTGATCGAATTGAGCAGTGGTCTTCCCGCAAGATTTGAAGAACAGAGAGACGGAACGTTAAAACTTGAGTTTAAGGTAGCGGAGAGGAAGGTCTTCCTTTCAAAGAAGACCTTGAATTATAAAGCGCATCTAAGGTTGGATGATGACAACAAGACTGTGAGATTCTTCGAAACTTTGAAGGAGACAGGGTTAGGTATTTCAAGTGGAGATTCGGACATCACTCCAGGTCTTGGCTTTAAGGTTGAGACTTACAAAGTTACTGGAAAGGAACGGGAAGGTAACATCGAGGAGCTTTCAAAATTATTTGGCAAAGACTACAAGTATTCCTTCGACTGGTCAAGAATAAGGGAGATGGTTAAGCGTGAAGCCGATAATTCAGGGTATTCATTTCAGACCGTTCTTAATGAAAAACATATATGA
- a CDS encoding aldo/keto reductase: MVSLIGDIPYRTLGRTGVDVSIIGLGGYHIGIPNLSEEESIRIIRTAIDNGINFMDNCWDYNDGVSEIRMGRALQNGYRDKVFLMTKIDGQYKKIAEQQIEESMQRLQTDCIDLLQFHEVIRIDDCYRIFGKGGAIEAALEARDSGKIRYIGFTGHKSPEVHLKMLEVASKHNFTFDTVMMPLNVMDAHFESFEKKVLPVLNKNNIGVIGMKPFGFGQILKSKLVDPMECLHYVMSLPIDVVVTGCDSLSILDQALKAARTFKPMSEMERTSLLERTAKIAEDGRFEPYKITKNFDMTDFNPHWIGARSVTFPR, from the coding sequence ATGGTTTCTTTGATAGGAGATATACCTTACCGGACCCTAGGACGGACGGGCGTAGATGTTTCCATCATCGGGTTAGGAGGATATCACATAGGAATCCCAAATCTGAGTGAGGAAGAGAGTATTCGGATCATTCGCACAGCCATAGATAATGGGATAAATTTCATGGATAACTGTTGGGATTATAACGATGGGGTTAGCGAGATCAGGATGGGGAGAGCGCTTCAAAACGGATATAGGGATAAAGTCTTTCTGATGACGAAGATCGATGGTCAATATAAAAAAATTGCAGAGCAACAGATCGAAGAGTCTATGCAACGTCTCCAGACGGACTGTATAGATCTGCTGCAGTTTCATGAGGTTATACGTATCGATGATTGTTACCGTATCTTCGGTAAGGGTGGAGCCATCGAAGCTGCTTTAGAGGCAAGGGACAGTGGCAAGATCCGCTATATAGGATTCACCGGCCATAAAAGTCCTGAAGTGCATCTGAAGATGCTTGAGGTAGCTTCCAAACATAATTTTACCTTCGATACTGTCATGATGCCTCTAAATGTTATGGATGCGCATTTTGAGAGTTTCGAGAAGAAGGTTCTACCAGTGTTGAATAAGAATAATATTGGCGTCATAGGTATGAAGCCGTTTGGTTTCGGTCAGATCCTGAAGAGCAAATTAGTCGACCCTATGGAGTGTCTACATTACGTTATGAGCCTTCCTATAGATGTGGTAGTTACTGGCTGTGACTCCCTTTCTATTCTCGATCAAGCATTGAAAGCTGCACGTACCTTTAAACCTATGAGTGAGATGGAGAGAACCTCCCTATTGGAGCGAACTGCAAAAATTGCTGAAGACGGAAGATTTGAACCTTACAAGATAACCAAAAATTTTGATATGACAGATTTCAATCCACATTGGATAGGAGCGAGATCAGTAACCTTTCCACGTTGA